The Fusobacterium russii ATCC 25533 sequence CCAAATACAGGGCTTTTAACTTATCCTGTCTTAATGGCAGCCGATATTTTAATTTATGATACAGATTTAGTGCCAGTGGGAAAAGATCAAAAACAGCATTTGGAAATGACAAGAGATATAGCTATGAAATTTAATCAACAATATAATGTAGAATTTTTCAAATTACCTGAACCATTAATTTTAGATGATTCGGCAATAGTTCCCGGAACTGATGGTCAAAAAATGAGTAAATCTTATGGTAATACTATTAATATGTTTGCTTCAAAAAAAACTTTAAAACAGCAAGTAATGAGTATAGTTACTGATTCTACTCCTCTTGAAGAACCTAAGAATCCTGATAACAATATAGCAAAAATTTATGCTCTTTTTAATGGAATTGATAAGCAAAATGAATTAAAAGAAAAATTCTTAGCTGGAAATTTTGGTTATGGTCATGCAAAGAATGAATTATTAGAGTCGATTTTAAATTATTTTGGTGAAGCGAGGGAGAAGAGAGAGAAGCTTAAAGAAAATATGGATTTAGTTTATGATATTTTAAATGAAGGTTCTAAGAAAGCAAGACTTATTGCGATTGAAAAAGTACAAAAAGCTAAAGAAATAGTAGGCTTGGTAGGCAATATATATAAATAATATTAGGTATAAAAATAAAAATTTTTATAAATTTAGAGGGGCAGTTATATTTTAATAGTTAGGTTTTTATAGTTAATTAGGAAAACTTAAGAATTAAATATAGCAGCCCCTTTTATTATATAATTTTCATTCTAACAGAAAGAATATCTTATGATTAAAATAAATAATTTCTTAGAAAAATTCCCCATTGTCACAATAATTATCTCCGGAAAGTTCAAAGAATATTATACAGCAATCTTTATTACCATTAATTTTTTTAATAAATTCTGTTAAAAAAGCTGCAACTCTTTTTTTAACTTCTTCTGTTCTAGGAAACCAATAAATTTCAATAAAAGTATAACCTTCTCTGATTTTTCCATCAAAAATATATTCTGTTTCTTGATGTTCAAGCGTAAACCAATTTCTATCGCAACCTATAATAGATGTAAGTTCATCAATTATTTCTTTACTATTCTCAACTATTAACTTTTTTTCAATACCTCTTATTTTTAAATGTGGCATATATTACCTCCTCTAAAGTTTTCTATATTATAACATTTATTTTCAAAATACTTAAAATAGAAAGAAATAATTTAATATGTTATAATAACTTGATAAAAATAAAAAGGAAGTATTGCTATGAACTATAGGCTTATTCTTGTCCATGGATTTTTTAGAACATATAAAGATATGAGAGATCTGGAAGAAAATTTGTTAAATATGGGGTATCAGGTGGAAAATTTAAATTTCCCACTAACTTTTCCTCGTTTAGAAATGTCAGTGCAAATTCTAAAAAATTACTTGTTAAGTTTAAAAGAAAAACAAGTGACTGAAAATGAAGAAATTGTAATTATTGGTTATGGTTTCGGAGGAGTGTTAATAAGAGAAACTTTAAAAGATGAAGAATTAAAAAACATTGTAGACAAAATCATTCTGGTGTCTTCTCCCATAATTGATTCAAAGCTTCATAGAAGATTGAAAAGACTTTTTGTTTTTATTGATTTAATTTTTAAACCGTTAGCTATTTATCAAAAATTAAGAAAAAATAAAAAAATTTTTGACAGTAACATAGAAGTAGGACTAATAATAGGAACAGAATCAGAAGGATTTTTCAAAAAGTGGTTAGGAAAATTTAATGACGGCTTAGTTGATTTGAAAGATGCTGATATGAAGAATGTTAAAGATAAAGTTTTAATTCCAGTACCTCATAGTGAAATTCATAAGAAAATAGGAACAGCTAGGTATATAAATAATTTCGTAACAAAAGGAAGATTTCGTTTAGAATGAAATCATTACAAATTTATAACTGTAATAATTTATTTTGAAATAAAAAATAAATTATTTTAAAAAAATTTGTTGACAAATTATTTTGAGTATGATACTATTATCTTGTATCGTTTCCTTAATTATAGTTTAATTTCTACAAAAGAAGCCCAAACTTGTAAAAAGTTGAGGGCTTCTTTTGTATTCTTTTTCTGATTTTGTTTACTGTTTGTAGATAATTATATCATGTTATATCATATCAACAACTTTTTTCATATCACTTAAAGTTTTATGAATGTATATTTTTGATGTTGTCCTATAACTGCTATGACCTATCATTTTAATTATTGTATCTTTATCAGCTTGAGTATTAGATAGCATTGAAGCCAATGTATGTCTTGTATCGTGAATTGTATAATAGTTCAATGTTAACTCTTGACATAATAATCTAAAGTGATTGTCAAAGGGAATCTATAAATAAGAAATCTAAATATCTCTAAAAGAGTTATTTTATAGGTAAATACTTAAAATAAGCAAGCTCTCACTCTTATTGAAAAAACAGAATTTATTTTAAAAAAAGCACAGAATTTTTAAAAGACTCCACAAAAAAAGTAATTATGAAAGGTGTTGAATGATTAGATATGTTATGATACATTAATCAGACAACACCCTTTTTATTTTATTCAAAAATTATCTGATGTTATTTTTCAACAAAACCTGATACAAAAGTTTTAATAAACCATATAGTTGCAGG is a genomic window containing:
- the trpS gene encoding tryptophan--tRNA ligase; protein product: MKRSLSGIQPSGILHLGNYFGAMKQFLDFQNSYEGFYFIADYHSLTSLTKPKDLVQNTYDIVLDYLAIGLDPNKSTIFLQSNVPEHTEMTWLLSNITPVGLLERGHSYKDKLAKGFFPNTGLLTYPVLMAADILIYDTDLVPVGKDQKQHLEMTRDIAMKFNQQYNVEFFKLPEPLILDDSAIVPGTDGQKMSKSYGNTINMFASKKTLKQQVMSIVTDSTPLEEPKNPDNNIAKIYALFNGIDKQNELKEKFLAGNFGYGHAKNELLESILNYFGEAREKREKLKENMDLVYDILNEGSKKARLIAIEKVQKAKEIVGLVGNIYK
- a CDS encoding esterase/lipase family protein codes for the protein MNYRLILVHGFFRTYKDMRDLEENLLNMGYQVENLNFPLTFPRLEMSVQILKNYLLSLKEKQVTENEEIVIIGYGFGGVLIRETLKDEELKNIVDKIILVSSPIIDSKLHRRLKRLFVFIDLIFKPLAIYQKLRKNKKIFDSNIEVGLIIGTESEGFFKKWLGKFNDGLVDLKDADMKNVKDKVLIPVPHSEIHKKIGTARYINNFVTKGRFRLE
- a CDS encoding DUF1904 domain-containing protein, producing the protein MPHLKIRGIEKKLIVENSKEIIDELTSIIGCDRNWFTLEHQETEYIFDGKIREGYTFIEIYWFPRTEEVKKRVAAFLTEFIKKINGNKDCCIIFFELSGDNYCDNGEFF
- a CDS encoding tyrosine-type recombinase/integrase; this encodes MPFDNHFRLLCQELTLNYYTIHDTRHTLASMLSNTQADKDTIIKMIGHSSYRTTSKIYIHKTLSDMKKVVDMI